The [Bacillus] selenitireducens MLS10 genome includes a region encoding these proteins:
- the metK gene encoding methionine adenosyltransferase, with protein MAEKTRLFTSESVTEGHPDKICDQISDAILDAIVKNDPNARVACETTVNTGLVLVAGEISTSTYVDIPKTVRETLSGIGYTRAKYGFDSETCAVLTSIDEQSADIAQGVDRALEAREGQMTDDEIEAIGAGDQGLMFGYADNQTEELMPLPISLSHKLARRLTEVRKDGTLNYLRPDGKTQVTVEYGENHHPIRIDTVVISSQHSDKVTLEKIQKDIEEHVINPVIPSHLLDEKTKYFINPTGRFVIGGPQGDAGLTGRKIIVDTYGGYARHGGGAFSGKDATKVDRSAAYAARYVAKNIVAAGLADRCEVQLAYAIGVAQPVSIAVDTLGTGKVSEDVLVQVVRNNFDLRPAGIIKMLDLRRPIYKQTAAYGHFGRTDIDLPWEATDRAETMKTEALELANQA; from the coding sequence TTGGCAGAAAAAACAAGATTATTCACATCCGAGTCCGTGACAGAAGGTCACCCGGATAAGATTTGTGATCAGATTTCCGACGCGATCCTTGATGCGATCGTCAAAAATGATCCGAATGCCCGCGTGGCATGCGAAACGACCGTCAACACAGGGCTCGTTCTCGTTGCAGGTGAGATCTCAACATCCACGTATGTGGACATTCCGAAGACCGTCAGAGAGACTCTGTCTGGGATTGGCTATACCCGTGCAAAGTACGGCTTTGATTCCGAAACATGCGCGGTATTGACATCCATTGATGAGCAGTCCGCAGACATTGCCCAGGGAGTGGACCGTGCCCTCGAAGCACGGGAAGGCCAGATGACGGACGATGAAATCGAGGCGATCGGTGCCGGGGACCAGGGCCTGATGTTCGGTTACGCGGACAATCAGACGGAAGAGCTGATGCCGCTGCCGATTTCCCTTTCCCATAAACTCGCGCGACGTCTGACGGAAGTGCGTAAAGACGGTACGCTTAACTATTTACGCCCGGATGGCAAGACGCAGGTGACTGTGGAATACGGTGAGAACCATCATCCGATTCGGATTGATACCGTCGTCATCTCGTCCCAGCATTCGGATAAGGTGACGCTTGAAAAGATTCAAAAGGATATTGAGGAACACGTCATCAATCCGGTCATCCCTTCCCATCTTCTTGATGAGAAGACGAAGTATTTCATCAACCCGACGGGCCGTTTTGTGATTGGCGGACCGCAGGGGGACGCCGGACTGACCGGACGCAAGATTATCGTGGATACGTATGGCGGCTATGCCCGGCACGGTGGTGGTGCATTCTCGGGTAAGGACGCAACGAAGGTTGACCGTTCCGCGGCGTATGCGGCACGCTATGTGGCTAAGAACATCGTCGCAGCCGGTCTTGCTGATCGTTGTGAAGTGCAGCTCGCCTATGCCATCGGCGTGGCCCAGCCGGTTTCGATTGCTGTGGATACCCTTGGCACTGGCAAGGTCTCGGAAGATGTGCTCGTACAGGTCGTCCGTAACAACTTCGACCTTCGCCCGGCAGGCATTATCAAGATGCTTGATTTGCGACGTCCGATCTATAAGCAGACGGCAGCCTACGGTCACTTTGGCCGAACAGACATCGACCTTCCATGGGAAGCGACAGACCGTGCTGAGACGATGAAAACAGAAGCCCTCGAGCTTGCCAATCAGGCTTAA
- the ytkD gene encoding RNA deprotection pyrophosphohydrolase, which translates to MNEEIFRDYYNNRVTFSTEDHPFSDSPKHVWVVARFKGSWLLTIHPSRGLEFPGGKVEDGETAEEAARREVFEETGGIVNEALHYIGQYRVDGKKETVIKNVYYANVDDLISKNSYFETKGPKLMKHLPVDVGERHEYSFIMKDRVLELSVSEVLRRFLKEGATGS; encoded by the coding sequence GTGAATGAAGAAATCTTTCGGGACTATTACAACAACAGAGTCACATTTTCGACGGAAGATCATCCTTTTTCCGATTCCCCCAAGCATGTCTGGGTGGTTGCCAGGTTCAAGGGCAGCTGGCTGTTGACGATCCATCCTTCGAGGGGGCTTGAATTTCCCGGCGGTAAGGTTGAAGACGGAGAGACGGCTGAAGAAGCAGCCAGAAGGGAAGTCTTTGAAGAGACCGGGGGCATTGTGAACGAGGCTCTTCATTATATCGGACAATACCGGGTTGACGGTAAAAAAGAAACGGTGATCAAGAACGTCTATTATGCAAATGTGGATGACCTGATCTCGAAGAACAGTTATTTTGAAACAAAAGGACCGAAGCTCATGAAGCACCTGCCAGTGGACGTGGGTGAGCGTCATGAATACAGCTTTATTATGAAAGACAGGGTCCTTGAGCTGAGCGTCAGTGAAGTGCTGCGCCGTTTCCTGAAGGAAGGGGCTACAGGCTCGTGA
- a CDS encoding alpha/beta hydrolase family protein has product MTVRLSEKKISYPSDLFEVSEVTYQSGPYRVKGMLVVPDGSLRTGSGLLYLRGGYKHVGMVRIARMIQYASQGMIVFAPYYRGNEGGEGIDEFGGADLEDAFSGFDVLREDARIDPGRIHTVGFSRGGIMAPPVAIMRPVKSLTVWGGVSNCFRMYEERKDMGRLLRRTFNGPPAQAFRTYLERSPLAMAHRITVPVQIIHGTEDTHVPAAHAREFHQALTISGVQSDLRLIRQKGHRLTPQEQYLWTEKACHWMRQQERGS; this is encoded by the coding sequence GTGACGGTCAGACTGTCTGAGAAGAAGATCAGCTACCCATCAGACCTGTTTGAAGTCTCTGAGGTTACCTACCAATCAGGGCCATACCGGGTAAAAGGCATGCTCGTTGTGCCGGACGGGTCACTGCGGACCGGCAGTGGCCTTCTTTATTTACGTGGCGGATACAAACATGTCGGGATGGTCCGAATCGCCCGGATGATTCAGTATGCAAGTCAGGGAATGATCGTGTTTGCCCCTTATTACCGGGGCAATGAAGGCGGGGAAGGCATCGATGAGTTTGGCGGTGCGGATCTTGAGGATGCGTTCAGTGGTTTCGATGTTCTCCGTGAAGATGCGCGGATTGATCCAGGCAGGATTCACACAGTCGGTTTTTCTCGTGGCGGGATCATGGCACCGCCTGTTGCGATTATGCGCCCGGTTAAGTCCCTCACGGTGTGGGGCGGGGTCTCGAACTGTTTTCGGATGTATGAGGAACGAAAGGATATGGGCCGTCTTCTGAGGCGGACCTTTAACGGACCGCCTGCACAGGCCTTCAGAACCTATCTTGAACGTTCCCCGCTCGCGATGGCGCACAGAATCACTGTGCCGGTTCAGATCATTCACGGAACAGAGGATACGCATGTGCCGGCAGCCCATGCGAGAGAGTTCCACCAGGCATTGACCATCTCCGGTGTGCAGTCAGATCTGAGGCTGATCCGGCAAAAGGGCCATCGGCTGACGCCTCAGGAACAGTACCTGTGGACAGAGAAGGCGTGTCATTGGATGAGGCAACAGGAAAGAGGCAGTTGA
- a CDS encoding alpha/beta hydrolase, with the protein MMKYETNVERPRGVAVVVHGAGEHHGRYRWLIEQFQAAGFHVVSGDLPGQGKTDGKRGHIKSFDEYIARITSWLIAAKTYKLPVILFGHSMGGLASVRTVVRLEERLKPDMMILSSPCLGLVNQTSKPKEFLARVMNRVKPDLYVTSNVRNGTGTRNREVIRLYDEDPLRVRKITVRWYRELHQSMKAAFTEAASFPDIPLLVSQGGEDLIVDRHEVRKWFDRLPINDKSYKEWPGLYHEVLNEPERADVYLHLAGFIETQLALLIERDPVTQS; encoded by the coding sequence ATGATGAAATACGAGACGAATGTGGAAAGGCCGAGGGGTGTTGCCGTGGTTGTCCACGGGGCCGGCGAACATCACGGCCGATACCGGTGGCTGATTGAACAGTTCCAGGCAGCGGGCTTTCATGTAGTCAGCGGTGATCTCCCCGGACAGGGAAAGACGGACGGGAAGCGCGGGCATATCAAGTCCTTTGATGAATACATAGCCCGGATTACTTCCTGGCTGATTGCGGCGAAGACCTACAAACTGCCGGTTATCCTGTTTGGTCACAGCATGGGCGGTCTGGCTTCCGTACGTACCGTTGTCCGTCTAGAAGAGCGGCTGAAGCCGGATATGATGATCCTTTCATCACCGTGCCTTGGACTCGTGAATCAGACGAGCAAGCCGAAAGAGTTCCTAGCCAGGGTGATGAACCGGGTCAAGCCGGATCTGTATGTGACCTCCAACGTGAGAAACGGAACCGGCACTCGTAATCGTGAGGTGATCCGTCTGTACGATGAAGACCCGTTACGGGTCAGGAAAATCACGGTGAGGTGGTACAGAGAGCTTCATCAGTCCATGAAGGCTGCCTTTACCGAAGCGGCATCGTTCCCGGATATTCCGCTTTTGGTCTCACAGGGCGGCGAAGATTTGATCGTGGACCGGCATGAAGTGAGGAAGTGGTTTGACCGTCTGCCGATCAATGATAAATCGTACAAGGAATGGCCGGGTCTGTACCATGAAGTATTGAATGAACCGGAACGCGCGGATGTGTATCTGCATCTCGCAGGGTTTATTGAAACGCAGCTGGCTCTTCTTATTGAGCGGGATCCGGTGACGCAGTCATGA
- a CDS encoding molybdenum cofactor guanylyltransferase, translating into MGITGIILAGGQSRRMGQNKALLPVGDETNIGRIKRLIEARTDDQLLVTNDPDSYEFLQIPMFEDEHKGHGPLAGIEVALRQSTTTWNLIVACDMPFVDGEIARFLCKKAKEEGALAAVPEYNGKRHPLFACYHKDFLPYVTEALDQGEKRMINVLDQVKTVYISEDDMKDAGWSDAHLKLAFYNMNHPEDYEWVQTQNV; encoded by the coding sequence ATGGGGATTACAGGAATCATCCTTGCCGGTGGACAATCACGGCGTATGGGACAAAACAAGGCACTGTTGCCTGTTGGCGATGAGACGAATATTGGAAGGATTAAGCGGCTGATTGAAGCAAGGACCGATGATCAGCTTCTCGTGACCAATGATCCGGATTCTTATGAATTTTTGCAGATTCCGATGTTTGAAGACGAGCATAAAGGCCATGGCCCTCTTGCGGGGATCGAGGTGGCATTAAGACAGTCGACGACGACCTGGAATCTGATCGTTGCCTGTGATATGCCGTTTGTGGACGGGGAAATTGCGAGATTTCTCTGCAAGAAAGCAAAAGAAGAAGGGGCCCTGGCAGCTGTACCGGAATACAATGGCAAACGGCACCCGCTCTTTGCCTGTTATCACAAAGATTTTCTGCCTTATGTCACCGAGGCCCTCGATCAGGGCGAAAAGCGGATGATTAACGTTCTTGATCAGGTGAAAACGGTGTATATCAGTGAAGATGACATGAAGGACGCGGGCTGGAGCGATGCCCACCTGAAGCTTGCTTTTTACAACATGAATCACCCGGAAGATTACGAATGGGTGCAGACACAGAACGTGTAA
- a CDS encoding gamma carbonic anhydrase, whose translation MIYPYKGITPTIDPSAFIAEGAVLTGDISIAKDVSIWFNTVIRGDVAPTIIEEGVNIQDNSTLHQSAPLPLHLKKGVTVGHQCLLHSCTVEEDALVGMGSIVLDGAVIGEGAFLGAGSLVPPGKVIPPNTLALGRPAKVVRDLTDDDREEMKRIRESYVEKGKIYKQHQDKQG comes from the coding sequence ATTATCTATCCATATAAGGGGATCACCCCGACGATCGACCCTTCCGCCTTCATCGCAGAAGGGGCTGTGCTGACGGGTGACATCAGCATTGCCAAAGACGTCAGTATCTGGTTCAACACCGTCATCAGAGGCGACGTTGCTCCGACGATTATCGAGGAAGGCGTCAATATTCAGGATAATTCCACCCTGCACCAGAGCGCCCCCTTACCCCTCCATCTGAAAAAAGGCGTCACCGTCGGCCATCAGTGCCTCTTGCACAGCTGTACGGTGGAAGAGGATGCCCTGGTCGGCATGGGTTCCATCGTCCTCGACGGTGCCGTCATCGGAGAAGGTGCTTTTCTTGGGGCAGGGAGCCTTGTCCCCCCGGGTAAAGTGATCCCGCCAAACACCCTCGCCCTCGGCAGACCTGCAAAAGTCGTCCGTGATCTGACCGATGATGATCGTGAAGAGATGAAGCGGATCAGAGAGAGCTACGTAGAAAAGGGGAAAATTTATAAACAGCACCAGGACAAACAGGGCTGA
- a CDS encoding molybdopterin molybdotransferase MoeA, whose translation MDFFRVKTTEEMTDIIDQHVESIALTGTVPTDKASGRVLAMDVTATEDVPGFSRSTVDGYAVQAQDTHGASETMPAFLHYAGAVEMGKTPNQALTADQAVYVPTGAMLPEGADAVVMIEDIEKNDDLVQVLKPVRHHENVIVRGEDTEKGALVLEKGTVLRPQESGALAALGISRIEAVKRPVIGYLSSGDEIVPYSRETLSEGEIRDVNGVTIPALIQEWGCEVRIAPIAKDDRADFQEKAEALFEDCDMVVMSGGSSVGVKDYTTDVITSLGDKEPGLLVHGVSVKPGKPTILSVSSKKPILGLPGHPASAMVIFHMFGKQIIDRLMGKKRVDRHTTVARVSQNIPSSPGRTDYIRVTLHTGTPYPDAEPVLGKSGLISTLIKSDGLLEIPERKEGVLKGDLVKVHYFI comes from the coding sequence ATGGATTTTTTCCGAGTCAAGACAACCGAAGAGATGACAGATATCATTGATCAGCATGTCGAATCGATTGCCCTTACAGGAACCGTGCCGACAGACAAGGCATCAGGGCGGGTTCTCGCGATGGACGTCACTGCGACTGAGGACGTCCCGGGATTCTCACGCTCGACCGTTGACGGGTACGCCGTGCAGGCACAAGATACTCACGGAGCATCTGAGACGATGCCTGCATTCTTGCACTATGCAGGCGCAGTGGAGATGGGGAAGACGCCAAATCAGGCACTGACAGCAGATCAGGCCGTCTATGTGCCGACAGGGGCGATGCTTCCTGAAGGGGCAGACGCTGTTGTGATGATTGAGGATATTGAGAAGAATGACGATCTCGTCCAGGTGCTGAAGCCGGTTCGTCATCATGAGAATGTGATTGTGAGAGGCGAGGACACAGAGAAGGGCGCACTAGTTCTTGAGAAGGGAACCGTGCTGCGCCCGCAGGAATCCGGCGCGTTGGCCGCTCTCGGCATCAGCCGAATTGAGGCCGTTAAACGGCCGGTGATCGGGTATTTATCTTCAGGGGACGAGATTGTCCCTTACAGCCGGGAGACCCTCTCGGAAGGGGAGATCCGCGATGTGAACGGCGTTACGATCCCCGCTCTGATCCAGGAGTGGGGCTGTGAAGTCAGAATTGCCCCGATCGCGAAAGACGACCGTGCCGATTTTCAGGAGAAAGCAGAAGCGCTCTTTGAAGACTGTGACATGGTCGTGATGAGCGGCGGCAGTTCCGTCGGCGTGAAAGACTACACGACCGACGTGATCACTTCTCTCGGCGACAAAGAGCCGGGGCTGCTTGTACACGGCGTCTCTGTCAAACCCGGAAAGCCGACAATCCTGTCTGTGTCGTCGAAGAAGCCAATCCTCGGTCTCCCGGGTCATCCGGCATCGGCAATGGTGATTTTTCATATGTTCGGCAAACAGATCATCGATCGGCTCATGGGGAAAAAACGTGTGGATCGTCACACAACTGTTGCAAGAGTGTCACAGAATATTCCCTCCTCTCCGGGCCGCACCGACTACATCCGTGTTACATTACATACAGGGACTCCTTACCCGGATGCAGAACCTGTCCTTGGCAAATCAGGCCTGATCAGCACGCTCATTAAAAGCGACGGACTCCTTGAGATTCCGGAGCGGAAAGAGGGCGTCTTGAAAGGCGATCTGGTCAAGGTTCATTATTTCATCTGA
- a CDS encoding class I SAM-dependent methyltransferase: MNVYGILPFARLLLANCTQEGDTVVDATVGNGHDTVYLAELVGASGSVYGFDIQKTALDATLNKLQQKGLEERVALIHDGHEQLGAYIPQEKTVHAAVFNLGYLPGHDKEIITVPKTTITAVQELMQRLKKGGIIVLVVYHGHPGGDIERDQLREFTRSLPQEEWHVLEYGFTNQKNHPPFLIGIEKK; this comes from the coding sequence ATGAATGTATACGGGATCCTCCCTTTTGCCCGCCTCCTTCTCGCCAACTGTACGCAAGAAGGAGATACCGTCGTCGACGCCACCGTCGGCAACGGCCATGACACCGTGTATCTTGCCGAGCTCGTCGGCGCTTCCGGCAGCGTCTACGGCTTCGATATTCAGAAGACCGCCCTCGATGCCACCCTCAACAAGCTTCAACAAAAAGGACTCGAAGAACGCGTCGCCCTCATTCATGACGGCCATGAGCAGCTCGGTGCCTATATTCCGCAAGAGAAAACGGTTCATGCGGCGGTGTTTAACCTCGGCTATCTTCCGGGCCATGATAAAGAGATCATCACAGTCCCAAAGACCACTATCACAGCCGTCCAAGAGCTGATGCAGCGCCTGAAAAAAGGCGGCATCATCGTCCTCGTTGTTTATCACGGGCACCCTGGCGGTGACATTGAACGGGATCAACTGCGTGAATTCACCAGGTCCCTTCCCCAGGAAGAGTGGCATGTGCTGGAGTACGGCTTTACAAACCAGAAAAATCATCCGCCGTTTCTGATCGGCATCGAAAAAAAATGA
- a CDS encoding twin-arginine translocase TatA/TatE family subunit — MISNIGIPGLVLILVIALIIFGPSKLPEMGKAVGQTLKEFKKSTKELTEDVSEPVEDVKKEVKKFTD, encoded by the coding sequence ATGATCTCGAACATTGGTATTCCAGGACTGGTTTTGATTTTGGTGATTGCACTGATTATTTTCGGACCGAGTAAGCTGCCGGAAATGGGGAAAGCAGTGGGTCAGACATTGAAAGAGTTTAAAAAGTCAACGAAGGAACTGACTGAAGATGTGTCAGAACCCGTTGAAGATGTAAAAAAAGAAGTCAAGAAATTCACGGACTGA
- a CDS encoding tetraprenyl-beta-curcumene synthase family protein: protein MKTPALPCQLMMRVYRDVIPQVHRELAVWKQKAASIPDEELRTQALASIREKTFHCEGGGILSLLAGPNQRRLIRFITAYQTISDYLDNLCDRSDSMDPEDFRSLHQAMLDVFDPAGYMGDYYAFRTHEGDRGYLRDLVIVCREELVALSNYAVIEPEVKELAKRYTELQIHKHVTPEERVPRLTDWFLKQSGDLTDEMKWYEYAASTGSTLGIFTLVAYASSDDRLTREDAKTLYNGYFPWLQGLHILMDYFIDQEEDRVEGDLNFCAYYKDDQAMLEGIGRFYRMAKDAIQTLPDRRFHRMITSGLIAIYLSDPKVRHHPLLRKQQLKLIQFGGPQTIFFYLNGRYIHKK, encoded by the coding sequence ATGAAGACGCCGGCACTTCCCTGTCAGCTGATGATGCGTGTTTATCGGGACGTGATCCCTCAGGTTCATCGGGAGCTGGCTGTCTGGAAACAAAAAGCGGCGTCGATTCCAGATGAGGAGCTCCGGACACAGGCGCTTGCAAGTATCCGGGAAAAGACCTTTCACTGTGAGGGCGGTGGCATTCTGTCGCTGCTCGCAGGGCCGAATCAGCGTCGTCTGATCCGGTTTATCACCGCCTATCAGACGATCAGTGACTATCTCGATAACCTTTGTGATCGCAGTGACTCCATGGACCCTGAAGACTTCCGTTCGCTTCATCAGGCCATGCTTGATGTGTTTGACCCGGCAGGGTATATGGGTGATTATTATGCTTTTCGGACTCATGAAGGGGACCGCGGCTATTTGAGGGATCTCGTGATTGTGTGCCGGGAGGAGCTTGTTGCCCTCTCCAATTATGCTGTGATCGAACCTGAGGTGAAGGAGCTTGCGAAGCGGTATACCGAACTTCAGATCCACAAGCATGTCACACCGGAGGAGCGGGTGCCGCGTCTGACGGACTGGTTTTTGAAGCAGAGCGGTGATCTGACAGATGAGATGAAGTGGTACGAATATGCGGCATCAACCGGGTCGACGCTGGGCATTTTCACACTGGTGGCCTATGCGTCGTCAGATGACCGCCTCACCCGGGAAGATGCGAAAACCCTCTATAACGGCTATTTCCCATGGCTGCAGGGGCTGCACATTCTGATGGATTATTTCATTGATCAGGAAGAGGACCGTGTGGAAGGGGATTTAAACTTCTGCGCGTACTATAAGGATGATCAGGCAATGCTTGAAGGGATCGGACGTTTTTACCGCATGGCGAAAGACGCGATTCAGACATTGCCGGACCGCCGTTTTCACCGGATGATCACGAGCGGGCTGATTGCCATCTATCTGTCTGATCCAAAAGTGCGACATCATCCGCTTCTTCGTAAACAACAGCTGAAGCTGATTCAGTTTGGCGGACCGCAGACGATTTTCTTTTACTTGAATGGGCGGTATATACACAAAAAATGA
- a CDS encoding molybdopterin biosynthesis protein, which yields MKTRDERTIYLEDKPREEALLDCLSFIRKRPKPYERLKTAEAIGRVTAKPVYAGVSNPHYHASAMDGIAVEAGKTKNAHESRPMTLKEGTDFVYVDTGHAIPSPFDAVIMIEHVNERAQDTLDIIEPAVPWQHIRPIGEDITYGEMILPQGHQIRPVDAGALLGAQVLEVDVIKKPEVAIYPSGNELIQPDQRAEPGKLIEFNGTIFAGLVASWGGVPELHEIVKDDRAMIRQALMAGTEKADLVLLNAGSSAGSRDYTKDVIEELGEVWTHGIATRPGKPVIIGCVNHTIVIGVPGYPVSAHFVMEWFVEPILYEWQGIQVPEKPEMPVIAGRRMTSNMGSEDFVRVHIGKVNGQYIANPLSRSASVTMSLVKADGIVTIPPGHLGVEQGDEITARLLKPKSQLDQTILFSGSHDLSIDVLSSVMKQHDGQSSVTPSHTGSLAGIMAIRRGDAHVAGIHLLDPASGTYNDPDIRKWLKGMTIVKLPFLKRKQGLIVPSGNPEQVKGIRDIREKNLHYVNRQKGAGTRVLFDHLLKQEDIKQDEIEGYQREMFTHLSVAAEVMVDPKACGMGIYSAAQAVGADFVPVDDESYDVIMTEDFFNSDRGQKLFHALRSEAFKEQVEALGGYTVDSDVEPVTIQI from the coding sequence ATGAAAACACGTGATGAGCGAACGATTTATCTTGAAGATAAACCACGGGAAGAGGCCCTTTTGGACTGCCTGTCGTTTATCCGAAAGCGTCCAAAACCGTATGAGCGGCTGAAAACCGCCGAAGCGATTGGCCGTGTGACAGCAAAGCCTGTTTATGCAGGGGTATCCAATCCGCACTACCATGCATCCGCCATGGACGGCATAGCCGTCGAAGCCGGAAAGACAAAGAATGCCCATGAATCGCGTCCGATGACACTTAAAGAAGGAACGGATTTTGTCTATGTGGACACCGGACACGCCATTCCGTCCCCCTTTGATGCCGTGATCATGATCGAACACGTCAATGAACGGGCACAGGATACCCTCGATATTATTGAGCCGGCTGTCCCCTGGCAGCATATCCGTCCCATCGGTGAGGACATTACGTACGGGGAGATGATTTTGCCGCAGGGGCATCAGATCAGACCCGTTGATGCGGGCGCTCTCCTCGGAGCACAGGTACTTGAAGTGGATGTGATCAAAAAGCCCGAAGTGGCCATCTATCCGTCAGGCAATGAGCTGATTCAGCCTGATCAGCGGGCAGAGCCGGGTAAGCTGATTGAGTTTAACGGCACGATTTTTGCCGGACTCGTTGCTTCCTGGGGCGGTGTTCCTGAGCTGCACGAAATTGTCAAAGATGATCGGGCCATGATCAGACAGGCGCTGATGGCAGGCACCGAAAAAGCGGATCTCGTGCTCTTAAACGCCGGATCGTCAGCGGGTTCGAGGGATTACACGAAAGATGTCATCGAAGAGCTTGGAGAAGTGTGGACCCATGGCATTGCCACCCGTCCGGGGAAGCCGGTGATCATCGGCTGTGTAAACCATACCATCGTGATTGGTGTACCAGGCTATCCGGTCAGTGCCCACTTCGTCATGGAATGGTTCGTGGAACCAATTCTGTATGAATGGCAGGGGATCCAGGTCCCTGAAAAGCCGGAAATGCCGGTGATCGCCGGCAGACGGATGACTTCAAACATGGGTTCAGAGGATTTTGTCCGGGTGCATATCGGCAAAGTCAACGGGCAGTATATCGCCAACCCGCTGTCACGATCGGCGAGTGTGACGATGTCGCTTGTGAAAGCAGACGGAATCGTGACGATCCCGCCCGGTCATCTCGGGGTTGAGCAGGGTGATGAGATCACGGCCAGGCTGTTAAAGCCGAAGAGCCAGCTCGATCAGACAATCCTTTTCAGCGGCAGTCATGATCTGTCCATCGATGTTCTCTCATCTGTCATGAAACAGCACGACGGTCAGTCGTCGGTTACACCGAGTCACACCGGTTCGCTCGCAGGCATTATGGCCATTCGCCGGGGTGATGCCCATGTGGCGGGGATTCATTTGCTCGATCCGGCTTCAGGAACTTATAATGATCCGGATATCCGTAAGTGGTTGAAGGGCATGACGATCGTTAAACTGCCGTTTCTCAAACGCAAGCAGGGACTGATCGTACCTTCAGGGAATCCGGAACAAGTGAAGGGAATCAGGGATATCCGTGAGAAAAACCTTCACTATGTGAACCGGCAAAAAGGAGCCGGAACGCGTGTCCTCTTTGATCACCTTCTCAAGCAGGAAGACATCAAACAGGATGAAATCGAAGGCTATCAGCGGGAAATGTTCACGCATTTAAGCGTAGCCGCAGAGGTGATGGTCGATCCGAAAGCCTGTGGCATGGGGATTTATTCGGCGGCGCAGGCCGTCGGCGCGGATTTCGTGCCAGTGGACGATGAGTCTTATGACGTCATCATGACAGAAGACTTTTTCAACAGTGACCGGGGACAAAAGCTGTTTCACGCCCTCAGGTCAGAGGCCTTTAAAGAACAAGTAGAAGCGTTAGGCGGTTACACGGTCGACAGTGATGTCGAACCGGTTACCATACAGATCTAG
- a CDS encoding formate dehydrogenase accessory protein FdhE, giving the protein MDPNVVAEEYLNLQKAIMDKQKVITEKHQDEIDLDLDNQELNREVPVLPQLSVSPVPGILYHQALDEIADVIAVHQENLAGELKAITEALDEETVVKWIKEAVMFNERYFQDWAKEQGVSESLPHFLAEQALRPFMQLMAKQVADIIHEFDVMGTCPCCGEPHRLAKLMNKGEKHLNCPRCETLWKQKRLACVHCGNDKHDQLFYINVKDDEKAKIEVCETCKNYLKVIDTAKTFEKKPAALLDLETIHLDFVAQEEGYDGQ; this is encoded by the coding sequence ATGGATCCGAATGTAGTAGCAGAAGAGTATTTAAACTTGCAAAAAGCGATTATGGATAAACAGAAAGTCATCACAGAGAAGCATCAGGATGAGATTGACCTTGATCTTGACAATCAGGAACTGAATCGGGAAGTACCGGTATTACCGCAGCTGTCCGTATCACCTGTTCCGGGTATCCTTTATCATCAGGCTCTCGATGAGATCGCCGACGTCATCGCGGTTCATCAGGAGAATCTCGCCGGTGAATTGAAAGCGATCACAGAAGCACTCGATGAAGAGACCGTTGTGAAGTGGATCAAGGAAGCGGTCATGTTTAATGAACGTTATTTTCAGGACTGGGCGAAGGAACAGGGCGTATCCGAATCCCTGCCGCATTTTCTCGCGGAACAGGCCCTGAGACCGTTTATGCAGCTGATGGCGAAACAGGTGGCGGACATCATTCATGAGTTTGACGTGATGGGGACGTGTCCGTGCTGCGGCGAGCCGCACCGTCTTGCCAAACTGATGAACAAAGGAGAAAAGCATCTGAACTGCCCGCGCTGTGAGACACTTTGGAAACAAAAGCGCCTTGCGTGTGTGCACTGCGGGAACGACAAACATGACCAACTCTTCTACATCAATGTGAAAGACGATGAAAAGGCGAAGATCGAAGTGTGTGAAACGTGCAAGAACTATCTGAAGGTCATCGACACAGCCAAGACCTTCGAGAAAAAGCCTGCCGCACTTCTCGATCTTGAAACCATTCATCTCGATTTCGTTGCACAGGAAGAGGGCTATGACGGTCAATAA